The uncultured Celeribacter sp. genome includes the window CCATGTGCCCAGACCGAGTTTCGGAATTTCGACACCATTGGGAAGCGTAAATGTTTGTTGAAGGATCATGGTTCTTTCCTTTCCTAATTTCGAGCCTTGCGACACGGCATCGCCCTGCCGTACCGGCGCTTTCTGCGATGAAAGTCTCCGCCGTTGGCATTGGTGCAGATGGCCAGCCACCTGACACGCACCGCCCCGACGTGATCACATCGCACTATTCGAGCGCGCCTGATTGCGCGCGTGACAGAAAACTATCTAGGGCGGCGGCGTGATTATGATAATCTGGACAAAATTCATGCCACTCATGAATTCAACTCATGAGAAGAAAGCTTAATCCGCTTCCGCAACCTGAACCCGCCGCAGCAGGGGCGCAAAGGCTGCCGAAACGAAAGCCGGGATCAGCCGTTATAGTCCGCGTCGGCCACTTGCTCCAGCCAGGTCACGGCCGATCCATCGACGGCGAACTACCGGAACGTACGACTTTCATGAGAGCCTCATTCCTATACGCAGGATCATCCGCGCTGGCACTTTCCTTGCCCCCATCGTCATCCGCATTGGTCAACACCTGTGGGGCGACAATCGTTCCCTTGGCCTCAAAGGCCGGATAGAGACTTTCCGAGGGCGTCGTGTTGAAACAGGGCACCCAGCGCGCTTTGGGACGCGACCGGGCCAATTCTGCGACGCCCGAGGTGGCGCGCGCCAGCACCAGATCGCGATCCTTGTCGTCCAGCGGCACACAGCAGTTCAAGACGACTTTCCCGGCCAGATCGCCGGACTGTTCCAGAACATCAGGAACGCGCGACCAATGCATCGGCAGCAACAGAACATCTGCCCGGGCGACAGTCTCCGCGACACTTGCGTGACGCACGCCCGCATCAATGGCGCTCACGCCGCGTGCCATGCTGGGTATTGACCTTACGATGCGCAATCTCGGGCGCTTTCAGGGCATGCAGGTACTGTCCCGCGAATGAACCGAAGCCTCGCAGATCCCCTGCATAGGATCGCCCTGGTCGGGCTTTGACTATGGCCTGGGGAGCTCATCACCCCAAGCGGCTGGATCATGACCCGTGGCTGCAGGCGACAGGGCGACAGCCCAAACTCTTGCCAAAACGGCCAAAAACCTGAAATAGAGAGCAAAACGACAAAAGGACTGTCGCGTGCCCTCAACGCCGAATGCCACCCCAGCCGATCGCCCGACCCACCCTGCCGCGACCACAACGCCGCCCATGCCTGTCTGGGGGCTTGTTGCGCTGGTGATCGCGATGCTGTTTTTCCTGTTCGAATTCGTGACCCGGATCGCGCCTTCAACCGCGACACAGGCCATCGCCGACGATCTGGGCCTCAGCCGCACTGGGTTGGGCGTGTTTTCGTCGCTGTTCTTCTGGATCTACGCGCCGATGCAAATCGTCGTGGGATTGCTGCTGGACCGCTGGGGCGCACGCCGGTTCGTCGTGCCCGCGATTGCTTTTTGCTCGGGGGGCATTCTTCTGGTGGGCCTGGCCCCTTCCCCCGTGCTCGCAGGGCTCGGCCGACTGCTGACCGGATTCGGAGCGTCCTTTGCCTTTGTGGGCGGGATGTATGTGGTGAACCACTGGTTCGCGCCGCGCCTGTTTGCGCTGCTCTCGGGGCTTTTGAATGCGGTCGGCATGATTGGCACGGCAATCGGGGTCATCTGGCTCACCGCGCTGACCGACAGTGTCGGTTGGCGCCAGAGCTTTGTTGGTATCGGACTGACCGGGCTTTCCCTGTTCATCGCTGCCGTGCTCCTGTTCCGCGACGCGCCTTCGGCGGGAGATAAGGACACGCATCCCTCGCCCATCGGGCCGCTCAAACAGATCGTGAAAAGCCCACAGGTCTGGCTTGTCGCCATCGTCGGCGCACTCATCTATATGCCGATCAACGTCTATGGCGGGCTTTGGGGCAATGAGGAACTAACCGCCGATCACAGCCTGTCAGCGGTCTCAGCCGAAACGGCGGTTTCGATGATGTTTTGGGGCATGGCCGCCGGATCGGTTCTATGGGGGGCTGTCTCGGACGCGCTTGGGCATCGAAAATGGATCGTTTTCATTGGCGCACTCTCCGCCATGGCCTGTTGGGCCGGTGTGGTTCTGACTTCGCTCAGCCAGATGTGGCAGGTCTCACTTTTGCTGTTTCTAGGTGGGCTCTTTTGCGGCGCGCAGATGCTGACCTTTGCCATCGCGAAAGAGGGTCAGGATCAGAGCACCGTGGGCACGGTCACCGCCTTTGTAAACATGATCGGGATTGGCGCAGCACTGATCTTTCAGCCGCTCGTGGGCTGGCTTCTGGACATGAGCGGCGGCAATCACGCCCTTGCGCTCGGCACGATCCCGGCCTGCCTTGCCATTGCGGCGCTGCTGGTGCTGCGCCTGCATGAACCCGACCAGCCGCACCTGCGCTGGCCATCGAAACACGCAAAATCCCCGCACAATCGCGGAGCGTAAGCCACAGGATCCCAACCGCTGGGATATTCGTAGATGATCCTCAGTTAAGCCTGCTGGCGGACATGCAACCGGAAGCGGCCGCCAGACTTTCCGGGTTTGGCAGGCTCAAAAGGGCTTCCAGCCCATCGTTGTCTTCGATCAGATCCTGCAAGGTGATCTTGTCAAGAACTGCGTAGAAGCTTTCCAGAGCGGCGGCCAGTGCGTCGCGCAGCCGACAGGTGCTCTGCAACGGGCAGGTGTTTTCGTCATGGGAAAAGCATTCGGCAAAGGGCACCCCGGCCTCGAACCGCCGGAAGACCGCACCAATTGTGATTTCTTCGGCCCGCCGCGCTAGAATGATCCCCCCGGCCCGGCCCCGGGTGGTTTCGATATAGCCACCATTGGCCAAAAGATGCACCACCTGCGCCAAGTGGTTCTCTGAGGCATTCGCCGCTTTGGCGATGCTGGCACGGCGTACCATATGTTCACTGTTGATGGCGCATGCCATCAAGACGCGCATGGCGAGGTTCGTACGAATCGTCAATCGCATTGGATAGCCCACTCCGGTTCATTCAGGGTCACACACTTGACCACTCAATCAGACCCAAGGGTATAGAACGTTGACCGAGATCAAGAAGATGTATCTCAGATATACCGTTTCTCTAAAAACCTGATTTCGAAACTGAGAAAACAGGCCGTCGAGGAATAGATCTGCGTCAAATCTCTGTTTTCATGGGATCATCCGGAACAGAGGTTAATAAACTGTTAACTTTGCCCACCGCATACCTCGAAGACATCGAGGCACATGACTGGCAAATTCCTACTCACCGGCAAGTCGCCTGTCGCAAAACCGGCCAGCCTCACGGCCTGCACATGGCAAGACGCGCGCCAAAAAACATCGTTTCGAGTGGGATTACCCGCGAAAGCCCGTTGCCACGACAAATTTTTCCGAACTGTCGGAGCGCGATGCCGGCGGTTTCACATGGGCGACTTTTTCGAACTTCTGCTTGAGAAGTTTTTGCAAATCGCCTTCCGCACCGCCCGCCAGCACCTTGGCCACAAAGGTGCCTCCAGGCGTCAGCACGTCAAAGGCCAGATAGGCCGCCGCTTCACAAAGCGCCATGATCCGCAGGTGGTCGGTCTGTTTGTGGCCAGAAGAGGCCGCTGCCATATCCGACATCACCACATCGGCCTCACCGCCGAGCCAAGCTTTGACCTTGTCATCGGCGCCGTCTTCCATGAAATCCAGCTGATGAATCTCGGCGCCAGCGATCGGTTCGACCTCCTGCAGATCAACACCGAGGATCGTCCCGATCTTCTTGCCCTTCTTTTCGCCGAGCGCATTGATCCGCTTCACCGCCACCTGACACCAGCCGCCGGGCGCACAGCCAAGATCGACCACACGGGCACCGGGCACGAGAAAACGAAACTTATCGTCAAGCTCGAGGATCTTATAGGCCGCGCGGCCACGATAGCCTTCGGCCTGCGCGCGCTTCACATAGGGGTCATTGAGCTGACGTTCCAGCCAGAGCGTCGAGGACAGCTTGCGGCCCCGCGCCGATTTGACTTTGACACGCAGATCGCGCGCGCCCCGTCCGGAAGTTTTCTTGTCAGCCATCGCTACAGAGTCCTTTTGATCGAACCGCCTTATAACAGCAGGATGCGCGCTTGTGAAAGAGCCTCAGTCGGGAGTATTTCGGCAGCAAAGAAAACCAAGGTCCGCTTCCTTTGCTGTCATAAATACTCACTCAAACGCTTTGAGACGCGCCAGCAGCGAAGAGGTATCCCAACGCCCGCCGCCCATCTTTTGCACATCCTTGTAAAACTGGTCCACCAGCGCGGTCACCGGAAGGGACACCTGCAACGCATCGGCAGTCGACAGGCAGATGCTCAAATCCTTGCGCATCCAGTCCACGGCGAAACCGTGTTCGTATTCCTCGGCGAGCATGGTTTTGTGCCGATTGACCATCTGCCAGCTGCCGGCCGCGCCGCCGGAGATCACATCGACCACCGCCTCGCCATCAAGCCCGGCTTTCTCTGCCATATGCAGCGCCTCTGAAAGGCCCTGAACCAGACCGGCGATGGCGATCTGGTTGCACATTTTCGTGAGCTGCCCCGCCCCGACATCGCCCAGACGCCGCACCGTTTTGCCGTAGGCGGCCATGATAGGTTCCGTCTTGGTGAAATCTGCCTCCGACCCGCCGCACATGACCGAAAGCACACCGTTTTCGGCTCCAGCCTGTCCGCCGGACACCGGCGCGTCAACATAGCCGATGCCACGTTCGGCCGCGATCGCCGCCAGCTCTTTGGTTACCTTGTCCGAAACGGTGGTATGATCGACAAAAACAGCCCCCTCAGCCATCCCGGCAAAGGCTCCATCCGGCCCAAGGCAGACGGCACGCAGATCGTCATCATTGCCGACGCACGCCATGACAAAATCGCAGCCATGTGCGGCCTCACGGGGGCTAGGCGCGAACCCGCCCGCATGGGCCTCGGACCAGCTTTCAGCCTTGGTCGTGGTGCGATTGTAAACCGTCACCTGATGGCCCGCACGTTCCAGATGTCCCGCCATCGGGTATCCCATGACCCCAAGTCCCAAAAATGCGGTTGTCGCCATGGCTTTTCCCTTCCTGTGCGATGTGCTTTAACCCAAGCCGCAAGCCTAGCCGTTCGCGGCTTTGCGTCAACGCCTATATCCGCACACCAGATCAATACGGTTATCCCAGCATGGCTCGTCTTTTTTCGCTGCTTTTCAAACTCGTCACCGCGCTTGTGGTGATCTGTCTGCTGGGAGGATGGCTGGTCTATTGGCTCGCAGCGCGGTCCCTGCCCGACTATGACGCGACCTATGAAGTGGCCGGATTGCAAGCCGAAGTCGAAATCATCCGCGACAATGCCAATGTGCCCCATATTTTCGGTGCCAGCGATGAAGATGTCTATTTCGGCCTGGGCTTTGCACATGCGCAGGACCGGCTGTTTCAAATGATGC containing:
- a CDS encoding MFS transporter, producing the protein MPSTPNATPADRPTHPAATTTPPMPVWGLVALVIAMLFFLFEFVTRIAPSTATQAIADDLGLSRTGLGVFSSLFFWIYAPMQIVVGLLLDRWGARRFVVPAIAFCSGGILLVGLAPSPVLAGLGRLLTGFGASFAFVGGMYVVNHWFAPRLFALLSGLLNAVGMIGTAIGVIWLTALTDSVGWRQSFVGIGLTGLSLFIAAVLLFRDAPSAGDKDTHPSPIGPLKQIVKSPQVWLVAIVGALIYMPINVYGGLWGNEELTADHSLSAVSAETAVSMMFWGMAAGSVLWGAVSDALGHRKWIVFIGALSAMACWAGVVLTSLSQMWQVSLLLFLGGLFCGAQMLTFAIAKEGQDQSTVGTVTAFVNMIGIGAALIFQPLVGWLLDMSGGNHALALGTIPACLAIAALLVLRLHEPDQPHLRWPSKHAKSPHNRGA
- a CDS encoding Rrf2 family transcriptional regulator codes for the protein MRLTIRTNLAMRVLMACAINSEHMVRRASIAKAANASENHLAQVVHLLANGGYIETTRGRAGGIILARRAEEITIGAVFRRFEAGVPFAECFSHDENTCPLQSTCRLRDALAAALESFYAVLDKITLQDLIEDNDGLEALLSLPNPESLAAASGCMSASRLN
- a CDS encoding NAD(P)-dependent oxidoreductase — its product is MATTAFLGLGVMGYPMAGHLERAGHQVTVYNRTTTKAESWSEAHAGGFAPSPREAAHGCDFVMACVGNDDDLRAVCLGPDGAFAGMAEGAVFVDHTTVSDKVTKELAAIAAERGIGYVDAPVSGGQAGAENGVLSVMCGGSEADFTKTEPIMAAYGKTVRRLGDVGAGQLTKMCNQIAIAGLVQGLSEALHMAEKAGLDGEAVVDVISGGAAGSWQMVNRHKTMLAEEYEHGFAVDWMRKDLSICLSTADALQVSLPVTALVDQFYKDVQKMGGGRWDTSSLLARLKAFE
- a CDS encoding RlmE family RNA methyltransferase — translated: MADKKTSGRGARDLRVKVKSARGRKLSSTLWLERQLNDPYVKRAQAEGYRGRAAYKILELDDKFRFLVPGARVVDLGCAPGGWCQVAVKRINALGEKKGKKIGTILGVDLQEVEPIAGAEIHQLDFMEDGADDKVKAWLGGEADVVMSDMAAASSGHKQTDHLRIMALCEAAAYLAFDVLTPGGTFVAKVLAGGAEGDLQKLLKQKFEKVAHVKPPASRSDSSEKFVVATGFRG